The window TTCAGTCAGGCTGCCTTCGAGCAACTGTGCATGACGCAGGGTGCCGACGCGGTTGGCCAGGACACCGGCAAACGGCAAGTCCGGCTGATAACGCGCCAGCCCCAAGGCCAATGCGCCAAAGGTCTGGGCCATGGCCGTGCCGTCGATCACGCCGAGCACCGGCACACCGAAGTGTCGCGCCAGATCAGCGCTGGACGGCGTGCCGTCGAACAGCCCCATCACGCCTTCGATCAGAATCAGATCGGCTTCGCCCGCCGCTTCCCACAACAGGCGACGACTTTCCTGCTCGCCGACCATCCACATGTCCAGTTGATAGACCGGCGCACCGCTGGCGCGCTCGAGGATCATCGGGTCGAGAAAGTCCGGGCCGCATTTGAACACGCGCACCTTGCGCCCCTGATTACGATGCAAACGGGCGAGCGCGGCGGTGACGGTGGTCTTGCCCTGACCGGAGGCCGGCGCGGCAATCAGTACTGCCGGGCAGTGTCGACTGTTTTTCATAAAATAGTATTCACAGCTCGACGCCTTTTTGCGCTTTGATACCGGCCTGGAAGGCGTGCTTGATCATGCCCATCTCGGTGACGGTGTCAGCCAGTTCCATCATCTCCGGCTTGGCGCCGCGACCGGTGACCACCACGTGCTGCATCGGCGGGCGCGCCTGCAAATCGCTGAGTACTTGATCGAGATCGAGGTAGCCGTGCTTCAGGGCGATGTTCAACTCATCCAGCACCACCAGGCCGATGGACGGATCGCGCAGCAGTTCCTGCGACACGGCCCAGGCGGCTTGAGCGGCAGCGATGTCGCGTTGGCGATCCTGAGTTTCCCAGGTAAAGCCCTCGCCCATCACATGAAAACGCACCTGCTCCGGGAAGCGTCGGAAGAACAGTTCTTCGCCCGTGCTGTTGCGGCCCTTGATGAACTGCACCACGCCGCACTGCATGCCGTGGCCCATGGCGCGAGCGAGCATGCCGAACGCCGAGCTGCTCTTGCCTTTGCCGTTGCCGGTCAGCACCAGCAGCAGGCCGCATTCGTTCGGGGAATTGGCGATGCGTTCGTCGATCACGGCTTTTTTGCGCAGCATGCGCGCCAGATGACGTTCGTCACGATCAGGGGTATCAGTCATGGGGGAGCTCTCCGTTGAGGCAGGAATAACGGCGGGCAGGCACAAGAATAGATGGCAAGAAGCCTGGCATCGCCCACCGTGATGCCGCTTGGATGGATCAGGCCGGTCTCCGGGCTCATGAGCGGCGTTGGCCGGACTGCGTGCCTTCCCATGTCGACAGTCGACACAGTGGCGCAAAACGCAGTTTTCACTCATTTACCGTTGCGGGGGCAGCGCCGGGATCGCGAGGCTTCATATATCGAAGCGACCACTCACCGACTTCCCTGTTTCACTCTGTCGACCCAAGCCACAGAGCACCTGAAACAAGCCGCGAAGGTTAGAGGGTTGGGGGTGGAGCGTCAATTGAAGACGGGGCGCGAAAGCGAATAACTGCCGCCGATCAGCAATTTGACGTCAATCTTGTGCCACACTCCGAGCAGTGATATCAAAGAGCCACAACCTCACAACACAATAACAAGGGTGAGCCCCATGCAAGGCATGATCATCAGCAATCCGAAGCTCGAATTCCTGCGCCCGGTGCTGGAGCGCTGGTTTGACTGTATCGACCGCTACAACGCCGTGCGCGGCGATAACGAAACGCCCTACTGGCTCGACGAAAAGGCCAACCTCGGCCTGCTTTCCTCCGCCGCGTGGATGGCCGAGATGATCACCCTGCAGCAATCGCCCACCCGCAAACAGCTCGAAGAAGGCGAGCGCAATGCTCGCGCCGACCTGTTCATCGCCACCCCCGAAACACGCGCCTGGCTGCAGGCCACGCAACGCTGGCCACGGGTCAACAGCCTGAACCTGACCCAGGCGCTGCATGACATCACCAGCGATGCCAAGCGCATCAGCTACGCCAGCGACCTGAAACTCGGCTGCCTGTTCGTCGCACCGCAAAAACTCCAGCATGGCGCTACCCCGGAAGAACTCCAGGACATGGTCGATGACCTGCAAAAAGAGCACACCTGCGCCGTGGCCTGGTATTTCCCCTACGCCTATCGCAAATTGCGCAACGAAGCGGGTCACTATCACCCTGGTATCGCCGTTCTGTTCAAGGAAGCGCGCAGCTGAAGGTTGAACCATCCTGCGTCCATGCTTCTCTATGATTAAATCAAGGCACTCATAGGGAAGATCAGCAATGCGCACGTCTCAGCTCGTATTCGTTGTCGCTCTCGCCGGAGGGCTCGCCGCTTGCGGTGAAACCTCCAGCCTGCAAGTCTCCGACGGCACCGGCCCGTCGCCCAAGTTGCCCGAACCCAATAAAACCCTGTTCCCGACGATGAACATCGCCCCGGCGATAGGCTGGCCGGACGGCGCAAAACCTGTGGCCGCCAGCGGCACGCAAGTCGCCGCGTTTGCCGAGGACCTCGATCATCCGCGCTGGTTATACGTGTTGCCCAATGGCGACGTACTGGTCGCCGAAACCAACGCGCCGCCCAAACCCGATGACAACAAAGGCATCAAGGGCTGGATCACCAAGAAAGTCATGGGCCGCGCCGGCGCGGACGTACCGAGCCCGAACCGCATCACGCTGCTGCGCGACACCAACCACGACGGCATCGCCGAAACGCGCACGGTGTTCCTGGAAAACCTCAATTCACCCTTCGGCATGACCCTGGTCGGCAATGACCTGTACGTTGCCGATACCGATCGACTGCTGCGTTTCCACTATGAAACCGGCGACACGGCCATCAAGTCGCAGCCGATCAAAGTCGTCGACCTGCCGGGCGGAACGCTGAATCACCACTGGACCAAAAACGTCATCGCCAGCCAGGACGGCAGCAAGCTGTACGTCACGGTTGGCTCGAACAGCAACGTCGGCGAGAACGGCATGGATCAGGAAGAAGGACGCGCGGCGATCTGGGAAGTGGATCGCGCCACCGGCAACCACCGGATCTTCGCCTCAGGCTTGCGCAACCCCAACGGCATGGCCTGGGAACCGCAAAGCGGCGCGTTGTGGACAGCGGTAAACGAGCGCGATGAGATCGGCAGCGACCTGGTGCCGGACTACATCACCTCAGTCAAGGACGGCGGGTTCTATGGCTGGCCGTTCAGCTACTACGGCCAGCATGTCGACGTGCGCGTCGAACCGCAAAACCTGGACCTGGTGGCCAAGGCGATTGCGCCGGACTACGCAGTCGGGCCACATACCGCATCACTGGGCCTGACGTTTGCCGAAGGCAACACGTTACCCGCTCAGTTTAAGGAAGGCGCATTCATCGGCCAGCACGGCTCCTGGAACCGCAAGCCGCACAGTGGCTACAAAGTGATTTTCGTACCCTTCAGCGCCGGCAAACCGGTTGGGCAACCGTTGGACGTGCTCACTGGTTTCCTCAATGAAGATGAAAAAGCCATGGGCCGGCCGGTGGGCGTGGTGATTGATCAGCAGGGGGATTTGCTGGTGGCGGATGATGTGGGGAATAAGGTGTGGCGGGTGTCCGCAACTAAATAACTGCAAACCGCATACCCTGTGGGATCGAGTTTGCTCGCTCCCACAGGGTCGGCATTCAGCGCTTACGACAAAGCGTCAGGCCATCCCCCAACGGTAACAATGACAGATCCACCCGCGCATCATCCTTCAACGCTCGATTGAGCGCCTGGATCGCGCGAGTGTCCGCGCTCTCTGGATTGTCCTCCAGCACCCGCCCGCTCCACAGCGTGTTATCGAACACTGCCAGCCCACCGACCCGCAGCAACCGCAGCGCATGCTCCAGATAGGCGGGATAGTTGGCCTTGTCGGCATCGATGAACATCAGATCGAACTGGCCGGGCTGGTCCAACTTGCCAAGGGTCTCCAGCGCAGGCGCCAAACGCAGATCGATTCGCCCGGCCAATCCGGCTTCCTGCCAACAACGGCGGGCCGTGGCATTGTAATCGCCGGGAATGTCGCAGCAGATCAGCGAACCGTCATCCGGCAATGCCGCCGCCATGCACAGGGCGCTGTAACCGGTGAAGGTGCCGACTTCCAGCAGCCGCCGGGCGCCGGTGAGTTTCACCAGCAACGCGAGAAACTGCCCCTGCTCCGGCGCAATCTGCCAGCGCGCCATGGGCAGCGCCTGGGTTTCGTCGCGCAAACGCTTGAGCAACGGCGTCTCGCGCAGGGACACGTCGAGCAGATATTGGTACAGCGAATCGTCGAGATTGAGCGTGCGAGCGGTCATGACCACAACCTCTGGCTATTACGGATTGCGCGCGAGATGCTCCGGTTGCAGGACACGCTTGGCGCTCAGGTAGGCTTTCTGCCAATACGCCTTGGACAAGCTGTCGAGCTTGACCGTGCCGCCCGTGGCTGGCGCATGGACGAAACGACCCTCGCCGACGTAAATACCGGCATGGCTGACTTGGGAACCGCCATTGGTGGCGAAGAACACCAGGTCACCCGTTTGCAGGCCTTCCTTGCCGACGTTGGCGGCTTGCATGGAAATCATTTCACGGGTCGTGCGCGGCAGGGAAATTCCAGTGACATCACGGTACACGTAGCCGATCAGCCCACTGCAATCGAAACCCGAATCCGGTGTATTGCCGCCCCAACGATATGGCGTGCCGACCAGGCCCAACGCGCGAAACAGCACGTCTTCCGCTTCAGGCGAAAAGGCTTGGGAAGGACCGAATACGATGGGCGGGCGAACCACCGGCGCTGGCGGCGGTGTACGACTGGCGCAAGCGCTGAGCAGCGCTGCGAGGAACATGATTGCGAGGCGGGCCGACGTCGACATAAGCAGAGCATCCTGATCTGGCTGCGGCTTTTTTTCTGCTGGGGACGCAGAAAAGAAAACCGCCTGCGCAGTACGCAGGCGGTTTGCCATCATTGATAGATCAGAATTCTAGCGCTTATCAGGCAAACTTCAAGTAAGACTTTAAGTTCACCTTACAAACTGTCCGCTTACTTGCGTGCGGTGACGATCGGGGAAGCACCTGGAGCCATGGCGAGTGCGCGCTTGGCTTCGATGAAGGTCTTGCTCCAGTAGCTGTCGCCCAGGCTATCGATCCGCACACCACCGCTGCGGCGGCTGCTGGAATGGATGAACTGGTTGTCACCCAGGTAGATCCCGGCGTGACTGACGCGACCGCGACGGCCGTTGGTTGCGAAGAACAGCAGATCACCCGGCTCAAGCTTACTGCGCGAGACCAGTGGTGCGTCTACGTTGATCATTTCGCGAGTCGAGCGTGGCAGGTTCATGCCGGCTTCTTCACGGAACAGATAGCCGATGAAACCGCTGCAATCGAAACCGGCTTCAGAGGTACCACCGAAACGGTAGCGGGTACCGATCAGGGACATGCCGCGTTCGAGGATGCTGTCGGCCAGAACCGGAAGCTGGTAGGACTTGCCATCGGCAAAAGCTGCCAGTTCTTTTTCGGTGGCCACTTCTTCCTGGTAAAGAGAGTCTTGATAACGAACGGAAGACTGAGCGGTAACCGAGTTTTGAGCCTGCTGTTGTTGCGCTTGCTGCGACACTGGAGAGTGGGCAGCGCAACCGAACAGCAGGGTAACGAGTGCGAGAGGCACGAGGGGTGCAAAGCGATTTAGCATGGGCACGACCGTGGCTGATAGTTGTAAAGAAGGCGAGACTATGCCCGCTATCAACCTCATTTGCAAATTCAATCGATCTTTTTGTGACTTCTCGGTTTCTCGTTTACATCTAAGCGCTTAAGCCCATTTTGATCGCTCACGCGGCCTGCCCAGTGCAGGAAAGCGGATTTTCTGGCGCCTGAAATATGCCAAAAAGCGTTGCAGCGCCCGAATTTACCGGGCTCAGCTACCAGCCGAGGGTTTCTTTCAAGAAGGGAATGGTCAGCTTGCGCTGCGCTTGAAGGGAGGCCTGATCGAGCTGTTCAAGCAATTCGAAAAGCGCACTCATGCTGCGGGTGCCGCGAGTCAGAATAAAATGCCCGACCTCGTCGGTCAGGTGCAAACCACGACGGGACGCACGCAGTTGCAGGGCGCGCAATTTGTCTTCGTCGGAGAGTGGGCGCATCTGGAAGATCAGCGCCAGGGTCAGGCGGGATTTAAGGTCCGCCAGTTTCACCGGCAATTCACGCGGTGAAGTCGACGCGGCAATCAGCAAACGCCGACCGCTGTCACGCAGACGATTGAACAGATGGAACAGCGCCTCTTCCCAATCCGCTTTGCCTGCCACTGCATGCAAGTCGTCCAGGCAGACCAGCTCGTACTGTTCAAGGTTGTCGAGGATTTCGATGCCGCGATCCATCAACTCGGCCAACGGCAGGTACACCGCCGGTTCACCCATCTGCTCGAAACGCAGGCACGCGGCCTGCAACAGATGTGTGCGCCCTACCCCATGCTTGCCCCAGAGGTAAATCAGGCTTTCGGTCCACCCGGCGTCGGCTTCGCACAGCCGCTCGACATAGCCGAGTGCAGCGGCATTGGCGCCTGGGTAGTAGTTGATAAAGGTGGCGTCGTCACGCAGACGCACACCTAGGGGCAGCTGAATCGGTTTCATGCTGACTGAACAGTTCCAAAGGAACCGTTAGTGGCCTCTGTGTAAAGTTCGCGAAGTTTATACCCGTGAAGCCGACCGCACAATGCGACAGACCACAAGCAAAATCAAAGGTTTGCGTTGACGCTCCGGTTTTATGACAGTTTCTTTGGCGCTACGGGTGGCAACCCGGGATCAATCCGGGCTGCCTGCGTAGCGGTCTAAAGCTCCGGATCGTCAACACCGCTGTAAATATCTGAATCCTTATACAAATCATGCACATGGCGCACCAGCACCATGATCACGGCCGCCACCGGCAGCGCCAGCAAAACACCGGTAAAACCGAACAATTCACCACCAGCCAGAATCGCGAAAATCACCGCTACCGGGTGCAGCCCGATGCGATCCCCCACCAATAACGGCGTCAGCACCATCCCCTCAAGCGCTTGACCGACCATGAACACCGCGACGATGCCCGCCATCGGATACAGGTCGCCGCCAAACTGGAACAGCCCGGCAATCAAGGCCGCACCAATGCCGATGACAAAACCCATGTACGGCACGATCGCCGCCAGACCTGCAATCAAGCCAATCAACAGACCCAATTCCAGCCCCACCAACATCAAGCCTGCGGCGTAGATTACGCCGAGCGCCACCATCACCAGCAATTGCCCGCGGACGAAAGCGCCGAGCACCTCATGGCACTCTCCGGCCAGCATCACCGCGCGCTCTTCGCGATCACGGGGCAGCAGGCTGCGGATCTTGGCCATCATCAGGTCCCAGTCCCGCAGCAGGTAGAAACTCACCACCGGAATCAACACCAGGTTCGCAAGCCAGGCAATCAGCGCCAGGCCCGATGCCGTGGCCTGCGTCAGCACCACACCGACGATGTCAGTGGTCTGCCCCATGTGCTCGCTGATGGCTGCCTTGAGCTTGTCGAATCTCCAGAAGCCTTCCGACAGACCAAACTTCGATTGCGTCCATGGCAATGCAGTGTGCTGCAACCAATCGAGCATCTGTGGCGCCAGCTCATACAAACGGAACAGCTGCTTGGCGAGCATCGGCACCAGCACCAGCATCAGCGCGGTGACAATCAGGGTGAACAGCGCGAATACCGTGATAACGCCCCAGGTCCGTGACAGTCCGGCCTTCTCCAGTCGATCAACCACCGGATCGAACAGATAAGCCAGGAGCAACGCCACCAGGAACGGCGTGAGGATCGGATGCAACAGCCAGATAAACGCGCAGAGCAGGACCACTGCACCCAACCAGAACCAACGCCGCGTATCGGCCATGAACCACTCCATTGCTTCTATATAAAGAAAGAAAAACCTACCAGCGGAAACTCATTTGCGGCGTCGGTGCCGACGCAGGTGTTACGACAGGCGTCGCTGCACCGTCGGCCGCAGGCGGAACGGGTGCCACCGGGGCCGGAGCGGGTGCCGGCTCCACGGCGACCTCCTGCAATTTCGCCAGCGACAACTGCGCCCGCAACTGTTCCGCACTGCCATTGACCCGATAAAGGATCCGGTCGCCATCGACGCTTTGCGGACGCCCGCCAAAAGGCTCGAGCAAACGCCCCAGCGTGGCATAACGCTCAAGATTCATGCCTTTCACTTCCAGCAACTGCGGGGTCGAAGCCCCGGGTTTGGCGACGAATCGCGGCGCCAGTCGCTCGTTGACCGCCAGCATCACGGCGTCCGCCACGGCTGCCTGATCCGCCCCCTGAACACTGCCCGCCTCTTTTTGATCGCCCAGCCACAAACGCCACTTGGCTTGCCACTGACCACCCTCTTCGCGAGCATGCACCGCCAGCAAAGCGTCGGCATTGTAACGTTCCGAGGCGCTGCGCAGCGGCGCCGGATCAGCACTTTCCAGATTCGGTGCGGTAGCGACGATCTGTTCATTCAAATCCGCCAGTGGCAAACGCAATGGCAAGCCACGGTGTTGCGCCGCACGACGCAGCGGGGCCGCACTGGCCTGGCCATCGCCCACCAGGCTCGAACCATCGGTGTTGTCGTTCAGCCACCACCCGAGGATCGATGGCCGATTGGCGCCCCACATGGCCAATCCGGCACGACGCAATGCCTGTTCGGTGGTGCTCGGATCGAAATCGATCTTAAGGACTTCCGGCGGTCCGGCGTCATAGCCAAACTGAGTGATGATTTGTTGCGGCTCTTTGCGGACCGCCGCCAAACCCGGGCTTTGCGCTGCCTTGGGGTCGCCCGTCAGACGCAAGACCAGCGTATCGAGGGCGCGCTGAGTCGCCTGGTCACGCTCTTCCGGCGACTGGCCACTGACCGGTTCGCGAACTTGATAAAGGCCTTTGACGGTTTCGGCATGACTGACCAGGCTGACCAATGACAAACAGCCCACAAACAAGAATTTACAAAAACGCATGGAAGATTCCTGACGACAAGAGCGGCTGGAACAGATCGCATGAGACGATCGAGCAAGGCTGTGACCATCGCCCGGCGCAAAACATTCACACGTCCTGGGTAAGTTTTCGCACTGTCATAACGATAGACGGTTAATGGCGATACCTTGCGCAGGTCAGCAGGATGCCATCAACGTAAAAGAATTACGGTTTTTTTAGGCGGATATGCCCCTGCCGTCGGCCTGAGGATGGCCGCTGCCCTTCAAGCCTGATAAAATCGCGCGCCTTCGCAGACCGGCAACAGCCGGGCACCCTCGAAATTCGCGTGAGGCAATCGCCTTCGTCGATTTCGGCGGCCCCGCTGGACTCGGTCGTTACCCCTGAATCCCCCCTAAAGGCCTGGATCATGAGCAAGCAACCCTCCCTGAGCTACAAGGACGCCGGTGTAGACATCGACGCCGGTGAAGCATTGGTCGAACGCATCAAGAGCGTCGCCAAGCGCACTGCGCGCCCGGAAGTCATGGGCGGCCTGGGCGGTTTCGGCGCCCTCTGCGAAATCCCGGCCGGCTACAAGCAGCCTGTGCTGGTTTCCGGTACTGACGGCGTCGGCACCAAGCTGCGCCTGGCACTGAACCTGAACAAGCACGACAGCATCGGCATCGACCTGGTTGCCATGTGCGTCAACGACCTGGTGGTCTGCGGCGCCGAGCCGCTGTTCTTCCTCGACTACTACGCCACCGGCAAACTGAACGTCGAAACCGCGACCCAGGTCGTGACTGGCATCGGCGCTGGCTGCGAGCTGTCCGGCTGCTCCCTGGTCGGCGGCGAAACCGCTGAAATGCCTGGCATGTACGAAGGCGAAGACTACGACCTGGCCGGTTTCTGCGTCGGCGTGGTTGAAAAGTCGGAAATCATCGACGGTTCCAAAGTGGCTGCCGGCGACGCCCTGCTCGCCCTGCCGTCCTCCGGTCCGCACTCCAACGGCTACTCGCTGATCCGCAAGATCATCGAAGTGTCCGGTGCCGACATCGAAAACACCCAGCTCGACGGCAAGCCGCTGACCGACCTGCTGATGGCCCCGACCCGCATCTACGTGAAGCCGCTGCTCAAGCTGATCAAGGAAACCGGCGCCGTCAAAGCCATGGCCCACATCACCGGTGGCGGCCTGCTGGACAACATCCCGCGCGTTCTGCCAAAAGGCGCACAAGCCGTGGTTGACGTGGCGAGCTGGACCCGCCCGGCGGTGTTCGACTGGCTGCAAGAGAAAGGCAACGTCGACGAAAACGAAATGCACCGCGTGCTGAACTGCGGCGTGGGCATGGTCATCTGCGTGGCTCAAGAGCACGTTGAAACCGCCCTGAATGTCCTGCGTGAAGCCGGCGAACAACCTTGGGTCATCGGTCAGATCTCCACCGCTGCCGAAGGCGCGGCTCAGGTTGAATTGAAGAACCTCAAGGCTCATTGATGCACCAGACCTGTGATGTGGTGGTGCTGTTGTCCGGCACCGGCAGTAACTTGCAGGCCTTGATCGACAGCACGCGGACCGGCGACAGCCCGGTCCGCGTCGCTGCGGTGATTTCCAACCGCGCCGACGCCTACGGCCTGCAACGCGCCAGGGACGCGGGTATCGACACCCGCTCCCTGGATCACAAGGCTTTCGAGGGCCGCGAAGCCTTCGATGCCGCGCTGATCGAACTGATCGACGAATTCAATCCCAAACTCGTGGTGCTGGCCGGTTTCATGCGCATTCTCAGCGCTGATTTCGTACGCCACTACCAGGGTCGCCTGCTCAACATCCATCCCTCGCTGCTACCCAAATACAAAGGGTTACACACTCATCAGCGCGCGCTGGAAGCCGGCGACACTGAACACGGCTGCTCCGTGCACTTCGTCACCGAGGAACTCGATGGCGGACCACTGGTCGTACAGGCAGTAAT of the Pseudomonas sp. MAG733B genome contains:
- the hda gene encoding DnaA regulatory inactivator Hda, whose amino-acid sequence is MKPIQLPLGVRLRDDATFINYYPGANAAALGYVERLCEADAGWTESLIYLWGKHGVGRTHLLQAACLRFEQMGEPAVYLPLAELMDRGIEILDNLEQYELVCLDDLHAVAGKADWEEALFHLFNRLRDSGRRLLIAASTSPRELPVKLADLKSRLTLALIFQMRPLSDEDKLRALQLRASRRGLHLTDEVGHFILTRGTRSMSALFELLEQLDQASLQAQRKLTIPFLKETLGW
- the purM gene encoding phosphoribosylformylglycinamidine cyclo-ligase → MSKQPSLSYKDAGVDIDAGEALVERIKSVAKRTARPEVMGGLGGFGALCEIPAGYKQPVLVSGTDGVGTKLRLALNLNKHDSIGIDLVAMCVNDLVVCGAEPLFFLDYYATGKLNVETATQVVTGIGAGCELSGCSLVGGETAEMPGMYEGEDYDLAGFCVGVVEKSEIIDGSKVAAGDALLALPSSGPHSNGYSLIRKIIEVSGADIENTQLDGKPLTDLLMAPTRIYVKPLLKLIKETGAVKAMAHITGGGLLDNIPRVLPKGAQAVVDVASWTRPAVFDWLQEKGNVDENEMHRVLNCGVGMVICVAQEHVETALNVLREAGEQPWVIGQISTAAEGAAQVELKNLKAH
- a CDS encoding DUF2066 domain-containing protein, which gives rise to MRFCKFLFVGCLSLVSLVSHAETVKGLYQVREPVSGQSPEERDQATQRALDTLVLRLTGDPKAAQSPGLAAVRKEPQQIITQFGYDAGPPEVLKIDFDPSTTEQALRRAGLAMWGANRPSILGWWLNDNTDGSSLVGDGQASAAPLRRAAQHRGLPLRLPLADLNEQIVATAPNLESADPAPLRSASERYNADALLAVHAREEGGQWQAKWRLWLGDQKEAGSVQGADQAAVADAVMLAVNERLAPRFVAKPGASTPQLLEVKGMNLERYATLGRLLEPFGGRPQSVDGDRILYRVNGSAEQLRAQLSLAKLQEVAVEPAPAPAPVAPVPPAADGAATPVVTPASAPTPQMSFRW
- a CDS encoding class I SAM-dependent methyltransferase; the protein is MTARTLNLDDSLYQYLLDVSLRETPLLKRLRDETQALPMARWQIAPEQGQFLALLVKLTGARRLLEVGTFTGYSALCMAAALPDDGSLICCDIPGDYNATARRCWQEAGLAGRIDLRLAPALETLGKLDQPGQFDLMFIDADKANYPAYLEHALRLLRVGGLAVFDNTLWSGRVLEDNPESADTRAIQALNRALKDDARVDLSLLPLGDGLTLCRKR
- a CDS encoding sorbosone dehydrogenase family protein → MRTSQLVFVVALAGGLAACGETSSLQVSDGTGPSPKLPEPNKTLFPTMNIAPAIGWPDGAKPVAASGTQVAAFAEDLDHPRWLYVLPNGDVLVAETNAPPKPDDNKGIKGWITKKVMGRAGADVPSPNRITLLRDTNHDGIAETRTVFLENLNSPFGMTLVGNDLYVADTDRLLRFHYETGDTAIKSQPIKVVDLPGGTLNHHWTKNVIASQDGSKLYVTVGSNSNVGENGMDQEEGRAAIWEVDRATGNHRIFASGLRNPNGMAWEPQSGALWTAVNERDEIGSDLVPDYITSVKDGGFYGWPFSYYGQHVDVRVEPQNLDLVAKAIAPDYAVGPHTASLGLTFAEGNTLPAQFKEGAFIGQHGSWNRKPHSGYKVIFVPFSAGKPVGQPLDVLTGFLNEDEKAMGRPVGVVIDQQGDLLVADDVGNKVWRVSATK
- a CDS encoding NlpC/P60 family protein, with translation MLNRFAPLVPLALVTLLFGCAAHSPVSQQAQQQQAQNSVTAQSSVRYQDSLYQEEVATEKELAAFADGKSYQLPVLADSILERGMSLIGTRYRFGGTSEAGFDCSGFIGYLFREEAGMNLPRSTREMINVDAPLVSRSKLEPGDLLFFATNGRRGRVSHAGIYLGDNQFIHSSSRRSGGVRIDSLGDSYWSKTFIEAKRALAMAPGASPIVTARK
- the cobO gene encoding cob(I)yrinic acid a,c-diamide adenosyltransferase; translation: MTDTPDRDERHLARMLRKKAVIDERIANSPNECGLLLVLTGNGKGKSSSAFGMLARAMGHGMQCGVVQFIKGRNSTGEELFFRRFPEQVRFHVMGEGFTWETQDRQRDIAAAQAAWAVSQELLRDPSIGLVVLDELNIALKHGYLDLDQVLSDLQARPPMQHVVVTGRGAKPEMMELADTVTEMGMIKHAFQAGIKAQKGVEL
- a CDS encoding AI-2E family transporter, producing the protein MADTRRWFWLGAVVLLCAFIWLLHPILTPFLVALLLAYLFDPVVDRLEKAGLSRTWGVITVFALFTLIVTALMLVLVPMLAKQLFRLYELAPQMLDWLQHTALPWTQSKFGLSEGFWRFDKLKAAISEHMGQTTDIVGVVLTQATASGLALIAWLANLVLIPVVSFYLLRDWDLMMAKIRSLLPRDREERAVMLAGECHEVLGAFVRGQLLVMVALGVIYAAGLMLVGLELGLLIGLIAGLAAIVPYMGFVIGIGAALIAGLFQFGGDLYPMAGIVAVFMVGQALEGMVLTPLLVGDRIGLHPVAVIFAILAGGELFGFTGVLLALPVAAVIMVLVRHVHDLYKDSDIYSGVDDPEL
- the purN gene encoding phosphoribosylglycinamide formyltransferase, with the protein product MHQTCDVVVLLSGTGSNLQALIDSTRTGDSPVRVAAVISNRADAYGLQRARDAGIDTRSLDHKAFEGREAFDAALIELIDEFNPKLVVLAGFMRILSADFVRHYQGRLLNIHPSLLPKYKGLHTHQRALEAGDTEHGCSVHFVTEELDGGPLVVQAVIPVELHDSPQSLAQRVHVQEHLIYPMAVRWFAEGRLSLGDQGALLDGQILAASGHLIRI
- a CDS encoding C40 family peptidase, encoding MSTSARLAIMFLAALLSACASRTPPPAPVVRPPIVFGPSQAFSPEAEDVLFRALGLVGTPYRWGGNTPDSGFDCSGLIGYVYRDVTGISLPRTTREMISMQAANVGKEGLQTGDLVFFATNGGSQVSHAGIYVGEGRFVHAPATGGTVKLDSLSKAYWQKAYLSAKRVLQPEHLARNP